In Fusarium fujikuroi IMI 58289 draft genome, chromosome FFUJ_chr08, one genomic interval encodes:
- a CDS encoding probable NADH2 dehydrogenase (ubiquinone) acyl carrier chain precursor yields MFRSAVLRSVRVAARPAMRSFTVAPRVATAAVPKIQSFQAVRFYSAGGALNKEEVEGRIMSLLKGFDKVNDVSNIGTSAHFANDLGLDSLDTVEVVMAIEEEFSIEIPDKDADSIHSVQQAVEYILNQPDAN; encoded by the exons ATGTTCCGATCAGCAGTCCTCCGATCCGTCCGCGTCGCCGCCCGTCCCGCCATGCGCTCATTCACCGTGGCGCCCCGCGTCGCTACCGCTGCCGTCCCCAAGATCCAGAGCTTCCAGGCCGTGCGGTTCTACAGCGCTGGCGGTGCGCTCAACAAGGAGGAGGTCGAGGGCCGAATtatgagcttgttgaaggGCTTCGACAAG GTCAACGATGTCTCCAAC ATCGGTACCAGCGCTCACTTCGCCAACGACCTCGGTCTCGACTCTCTCGACACTGTTGAGGTCGTCATGGCCATTGAGGAGGAATTCAGCATTGAGATCCCCGACAAGGATGCCGATTCCATCCACTCCG TCCAACAGGCTGTTGAGTACATCCTGAACCAGCCCGACGCCAACTAA